The Deltaproteobacteria bacterium genome includes a region encoding these proteins:
- a CDS encoding tetratricopeptide repeat protein, with product MLRSVEQQLEEANKLIFVKRYADADQVLAHLVASEDGRDEALVHFRRIELATMLKSLDKLRQHYAQLLQRTANLALVETCIVLIQQQGDMLAPSEAAAQFQELIRTHGASAAAYYGIGYAMEQLGSYERAIFNYQQALNIDPNWVVAYFGLSQVHYQLGDDKRGDHFFYLFERAAPYNVYGNFETHRQLCQDFLQRERYLDAEVAIQTLSTWWIENKGNCPLEIQVYELFATARISESQGDRVQAADRRQRAHALADSALVDEKVAEHVLYFIAKVLEDFDSLSRACVFYEKILRRKNASSQVIQKIGSQFLALGEFEIAKELFTAAYQVHPEHSDVRFCLLVSHLKLAGVNVEEYLIGRERLRQLISGNGDKVELLALLHSLIAKFAGDADVQGHIADVYLKLGNIERAGKHFDKMYQIDHLNRSTALKYANFVLHYREADQANGILDRISADATLPSDDRAEIYWLKASFFARKKDFAESQNILRKVLKMDPWNVSYLVQEIINLMNLATLDAEQKKIDPVLTAITSGDDSPLSWQEFDQKTDRIEDQHAYELAYARRKLRYLYANGSDDTLQDLVRSACRQDAAMATYEFIKLLNTNFDSYSICWALGTLYKELWQLETAGVWFEQMLMYSSIPSGAKARAYLELADCYIWQNRSFDKAVEYAKLALDLAEGQDGRSNRTLAHAYLKIGQIRHAKQVLDQMDADSDPETRYLQGLLHYRNGARDHANRIWKPLLTMRSESLRFHNIKQDILRYYFEGAPYLKVN from the coding sequence ATGCTGCGGTCAGTCGAACAACAACTCGAAGAGGCAAACAAGCTGATTTTCGTTAAGCGCTACGCTGACGCTGATCAGGTGTTGGCGCATCTAGTTGCCAGTGAAGATGGTCGCGATGAGGCCTTGGTCCATTTCCGCCGTATTGAGTTGGCGACCATGCTTAAAAGCCTCGACAAATTGCGGCAGCATTATGCGCAACTTTTGCAGAGAACTGCCAACCTAGCATTGGTTGAGACCTGCATTGTACTCATTCAGCAGCAGGGCGATATGCTCGCACCCAGCGAAGCGGCCGCCCAGTTTCAGGAGCTGATTCGCACCCACGGCGCAAGTGCTGCAGCCTACTACGGCATCGGGTACGCCATGGAGCAACTGGGTAGTTACGAGCGGGCGATTTTTAATTACCAACAAGCCCTCAACATAGACCCGAATTGGGTTGTTGCCTATTTTGGTCTTAGTCAGGTGCACTATCAACTCGGAGACGACAAGCGAGGGGATCATTTCTTTTATCTTTTCGAGCGTGCTGCGCCGTACAATGTTTACGGGAACTTTGAAACGCATCGCCAACTCTGTCAGGACTTTCTGCAGCGCGAACGTTATTTAGATGCCGAGGTTGCCATCCAAACGCTGTCCACCTGGTGGATAGAGAACAAGGGCAATTGCCCCCTGGAGATTCAAGTATACGAACTCTTTGCCACGGCGCGTATTTCTGAGTCGCAAGGAGACCGAGTCCAAGCAGCAGATCGTCGCCAACGGGCTCATGCGCTCGCCGACAGTGCCTTGGTCGATGAAAAAGTTGCAGAGCATGTACTCTATTTTATTGCTAAGGTTCTTGAAGATTTCGACAGTCTCAGCCGTGCCTGCGTCTTTTATGAAAAGATTTTGCGACGCAAGAATGCAAGCTCTCAAGTGATCCAAAAAATTGGTTCTCAGTTTTTGGCTCTCGGAGAATTTGAAATAGCCAAGGAACTATTCACAGCCGCTTATCAAGTGCATCCAGAGCACAGTGACGTGAGATTTTGTCTCTTGGTTAGTCATTTGAAGCTTGCTGGAGTTAATGTTGAGGAATACTTGATCGGCAGAGAGCGATTGCGTCAGCTTATCAGTGGCAACGGTGACAAGGTTGAATTGCTTGCGTTACTTCATAGCTTGATCGCGAAGTTTGCTGGTGACGCCGACGTCCAGGGCCATATTGCTGATGTTTACCTTAAGCTCGGCAATATCGAGCGCGCCGGCAAGCATTTTGACAAGATGTATCAGATCGATCACCTGAACCGCTCGACAGCACTCAAGTACGCTAACTTTGTACTCCATTACCGCGAAGCCGATCAGGCTAACGGCATTTTGGATCGCATCAGCGCTGACGCCACCTTGCCTAGCGATGATCGCGCCGAAATATACTGGCTTAAGGCGAGCTTTTTCGCGCGCAAAAAGGACTTTGCGGAATCTCAGAATATTTTGCGCAAAGTTCTTAAGATGGATCCCTGGAATGTTTCCTATCTTGTGCAAGAAATCATCAACTTGATGAATCTAGCTACGCTTGACGCCGAGCAGAAGAAAATAGACCCAGTGTTGACCGCAATCACGAGTGGCGATGATTCCCCGCTGTCATGGCAGGAATTTGACCAAAAAACCGACCGTATCGAAGATCAACATGCTTACGAGCTGGCCTATGCTCGTCGCAAACTCCGTTATCTTTATGCCAACGGATCCGACGACACGCTGCAGGATTTGGTGCGTTCTGCCTGTCGCCAAGATGCGGCAATGGCAACCTATGAATTCATTAAACTGCTGAATACTAATTTTGATAGTTACAGCATCTGCTGGGCACTTGGCACGCTTTATAAGGAACTGTGGCAACTCGAGACTGCAGGGGTCTGGTTTGAACAGATGCTGATGTACTCAAGCATTCCATCGGGTGCTAAGGCTCGTGCTTATCTCGAATTAGCCGACTGCTATATTTGGCAAAACAGGAGTTTCGACAAGGCTGTCGAGTACGCCAAGCTCGCTCTTGATCTTGCTGAGGGACAGGACGGCCGTAGTAATCGGACCTTGGCCCATGCATACCTAAAGATCGGACAGATCAGGCACGCCAAGCAGGTACTCGATCAAATGGACGCGGATTCCGATCCGGAAACGCGATATCTTCAAGGGCTTTTGCACTACCGCAATGGTGCGCGTGACCACGCGAATCGCATCTGGAAGCCTCTGCTTACTATGCGTAGCGAAAGTCTACGGTTTCACAACATAAAGCAGGATATTCTGCGCTATTACTTCGAAGGTGCACCGTATCTGAAAGTCAATTAA
- the mtnA gene encoding S-methyl-5-thioribose-1-phosphate isomerase — translation MVSSCRYQEGVLHLLDQRQLPGSEVWVACTSVDSVAHAIETMVVRGAPAIANAAVLALAGSAVRRARERGSWRDDLGVFELELTRLGATRPTAVNLFTALNVMRDLAAKFTLETPRHEVAAKLEAAAHRIVAGDVSTCEAIEQYGLSWVRQQRFGKKLRILTHCNTGALATAGSGTALGIIRALWAAELLSLVYVDETRPYLQGSRLTAYELEREGIPFRLNCDSAAAVLMQRGEVDLVCVGADRIVANGDTANKIGTYNLAVQAHFHQVPFVVAAPTTTFDLQLNDGKAIAIEDRSPEELRQIAGIRIAPPAAPVFNPSFDVTPAALITAIVTDRGWIAPVRATEIRKVLAATAVCS, via the coding sequence ATGGTTTCTAGTTGCAGATACCAAGAAGGTGTCCTCCACTTATTGGATCAACGGCAGTTGCCTGGTTCAGAAGTTTGGGTGGCATGTACCTCTGTAGATAGCGTAGCGCATGCCATTGAGACGATGGTGGTGCGCGGTGCTCCCGCCATCGCTAATGCTGCTGTCCTGGCTCTCGCAGGCAGTGCGGTGCGGCGGGCTAGAGAGCGGGGGAGCTGGCGCGACGACCTAGGAGTATTTGAGTTGGAGCTGACGCGACTTGGCGCCACGCGCCCCACCGCAGTGAATTTGTTTACGGCACTTAATGTGATGCGCGACCTGGCGGCTAAATTTACACTCGAGACTCCGAGGCATGAAGTCGCTGCTAAACTTGAGGCTGCGGCCCACCGTATCGTTGCTGGGGACGTGTCCACCTGCGAGGCGATTGAACAATATGGCTTAAGTTGGGTGCGGCAGCAGCGCTTCGGTAAGAAGCTAAGGATACTTACCCACTGTAATACGGGCGCCTTAGCTACCGCAGGCTCTGGGACGGCACTTGGCATCATCAGGGCTCTATGGGCTGCGGAGCTTTTATCATTGGTATACGTGGACGAAACCAGGCCATACCTCCAAGGGTCGCGTCTAACCGCCTACGAGTTAGAGCGCGAAGGCATACCATTTAGGCTCAACTGCGACAGTGCTGCTGCTGTCTTGATGCAGAGGGGCGAGGTGGACTTGGTCTGTGTTGGGGCTGACCGCATTGTGGCCAATGGCGATACGGCCAATAAGATTGGTACCTACAACCTGGCTGTTCAGGCCCATTTTCATCAAGTGCCCTTCGTAGTGGCCGCCCCAACGACGACTTTTGACCTGCAGCTAAATGACGGTAAAGCTATAGCCATTGAGGACCGTTCTCCTGAAGAGTTGAGACAGATCGCTGGGATAAGGATCGCCCCGCCAGCTGCCCCCGTCTTCAATCCCAGCTTCGATGTCACTCCTGCAGCGCTTATCACCGCCATCGTTACCGACCGCGGGTGGATTGCACCTGTCAGGGCGACAGAAATTAGAAAAGTTCTGGCCGCTACGGCGGTTTGCAGTTGA